One Spinacia oleracea cultivar Varoflay chromosome 4, BTI_SOV_V1, whole genome shotgun sequence DNA segment encodes these proteins:
- the LOC110797429 gene encoding uncharacterized protein — protein MDKMIEKAKEELQMLETLHPHRFDYLKTELKSFISLLQSQILPEYLPTTSSATTQASTSMKRKRESDGKRVVKRKRDRVDVVLEKAQACLLKIQEFKFSSIC, from the exons ATGGATAAAATGATAGAGAAAGCAAAAGAAGAATTACAGATGCTTGAAACCCTTCATCCTCATCGCTTTGATTACCTTAAAACTGAGCTTAAATCCTTCATTTCTCTCCTCCAATCCCAAATTCTCCCTGAATATTTGCCTACTACTTCATCTGCCACCACCCAAG CATCAACAAGCATGAAGAGGAAAAGGGAAAGTGATGGTAAGAGAGTAGTGAAAAGGAAGAGAGACAGGGTTGATGTGGTTCTTGAGAAGGCTCAAGCTTGTTTGCTTAAGATTCAGGAGTTTAAATTTAGTTCTATTTGCTGA